A genomic region of Mitsuaria sp. 7 contains the following coding sequences:
- a CDS encoding 2'-5' RNA ligase family protein — translation MTVHALFFCLRPDPDTASRLNAVSGELVRRFGLRAKADRTERLHVTLHHLGWYDDQTDQADVMAEVRQLAEAAASSLRQPPVRADFDLLLSFTRKRRNLPLVLSGGACLDPVRAMRAALGERLRAGGLRTDPHFTPHLTLFYDDAVVEPQPFIVPGWTATEVLLMDSLQGMSTHVELARWSLA, via the coding sequence ATGACCGTCCACGCGCTCTTCTTCTGCCTGCGGCCCGATCCGGACACCGCGAGCCGGTTGAACGCGGTCTCCGGTGAACTCGTGCGCCGCTTCGGCCTGCGCGCGAAGGCCGATCGCACGGAGCGCCTCCATGTGACGCTGCACCACCTCGGCTGGTACGACGACCAGACCGACCAGGCCGACGTGATGGCGGAGGTGCGGCAGCTCGCCGAAGCTGCCGCCTCGTCGTTGCGGCAGCCGCCGGTGCGCGCCGACTTCGACCTGCTCCTGAGCTTCACCCGCAAGCGGCGGAACCTGCCGCTGGTGCTGAGCGGCGGCGCGTGCCTCGACCCCGTGCGCGCGATGCGCGCGGCGCTCGGCGAACGCCTGCGTGCCGGCGGGCTTCGGACCGATCCGCACTTCACGCCGCACCTGACGCTCTTCTACGACGACGCCGTCGTCGAGCCGCAGCCCTTCATCGTCCCAGGCTGGACGGCGACGGAAGTCCTGCTGATGGACAGCCTGCAGGGCATGTCCACGCACGTCGAGCTCGCGCGCTGGTCGCTCGCCTGA
- a CDS encoding NIPSNAP family protein — translation MADDHPVYELRQYKIVKGERERFMRLFDAAFVESQEAVGMRMYGQFADLDDPDRFVWIRGFDDMAARERMLGEFYFGPVWQAHRDEANPLLIDNDNVLLLRSPREAPHPARIDAAREAGDFRRGASSGLVVLHLCALWKDPADPEDGFVRFFEQEVAPVIEAAGLPVIGSFVPERSPNNFPRLPVREGEKLFVWMTRAADADDWAIRWSACRHSPAWRALEPRWRDAQERAPQILRLRPGIATVSR, via the coding sequence ATGGCCGACGACCACCCCGTCTACGAACTGCGCCAGTACAAGATCGTCAAGGGCGAGCGCGAGCGTTTCATGCGGCTGTTCGACGCGGCCTTCGTCGAATCGCAGGAGGCCGTCGGCATGCGGATGTACGGGCAGTTCGCGGATCTCGACGATCCGGACCGCTTCGTCTGGATCCGCGGTTTCGACGACATGGCGGCGCGCGAGCGCATGCTCGGCGAGTTCTACTTCGGACCGGTTTGGCAGGCCCATCGCGACGAGGCCAATCCGCTGCTCATCGACAACGACAACGTGCTGCTGCTGAGGAGCCCGCGCGAGGCGCCGCATCCGGCGCGCATCGATGCGGCGCGGGAGGCGGGGGACTTCCGGCGAGGCGCGTCGTCCGGCCTGGTGGTGCTGCATCTGTGCGCCTTGTGGAAGGACCCGGCCGATCCTGAAGACGGCTTCGTGCGTTTCTTCGAGCAGGAGGTCGCGCCGGTCATCGAGGCCGCCGGCCTGCCGGTGATCGGCAGCTTCGTGCCGGAGCGCTCGCCCAACAACTTCCCGCGCCTGCCGGTGCGCGAGGGCGAGAAGCTCTTCGTCTGGATGACCCGCGCCGCGGACGCCGACGACTGGGCCATCCGCTGGAGCGCCTGCCGGCATTCGCCGGCGTGGCGCGCGCTCGAGCCGCGCTGGCGCGACGCGCAGGAACGCGCGCCGCAGATCCTGCGGCTGCGACCGGGCATCGCCACGGTATCGCGCTGA
- the tadA gene encoding tRNA adenosine(34) deaminase TadA, producing MTTESPPILPADPADSADPADEYAMRLALDQAQNAWLVGEVPVGAVIMRAGQVIATGYNRPITTHDPTAHAEIVALRHAAQLLGNYRLPECELYVTLEPCAMCAMAMMHARLKRVVFAAPDPKTGVAGSVLDLFGQKQLNHHTALHGGVLADASSRLLREFFAERREAARQLREARRRVAVDAGLAGATGEGLDVEAVDTLSALPEVQEFPEIPVGDAHYLSMNSDPSQGNMQDHMQDDKQR from the coding sequence ATGACCACAGAGTCCCCTCCGATCCTTCCCGCCGACCCCGCCGATTCCGCCGACCCCGCGGATGAATACGCGATGCGGCTCGCCCTCGACCAGGCCCAGAACGCCTGGCTCGTCGGCGAGGTGCCGGTGGGCGCCGTCATCATGCGCGCCGGCCAGGTGATCGCCACCGGCTACAACCGCCCCATCACGACCCACGACCCGACCGCCCACGCCGAGATCGTCGCGCTGCGCCACGCCGCGCAACTGCTCGGCAACTACAGGCTGCCGGAGTGCGAGCTCTACGTGACGCTCGAGCCCTGCGCGATGTGCGCGATGGCGATGATGCATGCGCGGCTCAAGCGCGTCGTCTTCGCCGCGCCCGATCCGAAGACGGGGGTCGCCGGCTCGGTGCTGGACCTGTTCGGCCAGAAGCAGTTGAACCACCACACCGCGCTGCACGGCGGCGTGCTGGCGGACGCGTCGTCGCGGCTGCTGCGCGAGTTCTTCGCCGAACGCCGCGAGGCGGCGCGCCAGCTGCGCGAAGCGCGCCGGCGCGTCGCGGTCGACGCAGGGCTGGCGGGTGCGACCGGCGAGGGCCTCGACGTCGAGGCCGTCGACACGCTCAGCGCATTGCCCGAGGTCCAGGAGTTCCCCGAGATCCCCGTCGGCGACGCGCACTACCTTTCCATGAATTCCGATCCTTCGCAGGGCAACATGCAGGATCACATGCAGGACGACAAGCAGCGATGA
- a CDS encoding DUF72 domain-containing protein — protein sequence MQQEFPGHQDDLFGELLPPAPAAPAPRKASRALTEGDDGDNGDEAGSSEGHDGHDGGDADADGDGGDGKRAEPSAAASKRRRAGIQPQPPDEAQLALAAALSPRIRLGTSSWSYPGWQGIVWEGRHGESNLSRNGLTAYAQQPLHRAVSIDRGFYQSLTASQYERYAQQVPEDFRFTVKAPSVITDAQVRTEDGRGRQANTAFLDPRLAVQEFLEPAMAGLRERIGALVFQLSPLPLAMLGRMPEQLDRLHAMLAALPSLRDVAPEAVVAVEVRDPEWLTPAFVAVLKDCGARYCLGLHPKLPTIQEQLPLLRAMWPGPLVCRWNLHRIHGPFGYEDAEKKYGEYAEIMDPDPQTRAVLAKVIRATAEAGHPAYVTISNHAEGSAPLTLRALAREIVTPGET from the coding sequence ATGCAACAGGAGTTCCCCGGCCACCAGGACGATCTCTTCGGCGAGCTGCTGCCGCCGGCGCCTGCCGCGCCGGCGCCGCGAAAGGCGTCGCGCGCCCTCACCGAGGGTGATGACGGCGACAACGGAGACGAAGCCGGCAGCAGCGAAGGCCACGACGGCCACGACGGCGGCGATGCCGACGCCGATGGAGATGGCGGCGACGGGAAACGCGCAGAGCCGTCCGCCGCCGCCTCGAAACGCCGTCGCGCCGGCATCCAGCCGCAACCGCCCGACGAGGCCCAGCTCGCGCTCGCGGCCGCGCTGTCGCCGAGGATCCGGCTGGGCACCTCGTCGTGGAGCTATCCGGGCTGGCAGGGCATCGTCTGGGAGGGCCGGCACGGCGAGTCCAACCTCTCCCGCAACGGCCTGACCGCCTACGCGCAGCAGCCGCTGCACCGCGCGGTGAGCATCGACCGCGGCTTCTACCAGTCGCTGACGGCCAGCCAGTACGAGCGCTACGCGCAGCAGGTGCCGGAGGACTTCCGTTTCACGGTCAAGGCGCCGAGCGTGATCACCGACGCGCAGGTGCGCACCGAGGACGGCCGCGGTCGCCAGGCCAACACCGCCTTCCTCGATCCGCGGCTGGCGGTCCAGGAGTTCCTCGAACCGGCGATGGCGGGCCTGCGCGAGCGCATCGGCGCGCTGGTCTTCCAGCTGAGCCCGCTGCCGCTGGCGATGCTGGGCCGCATGCCGGAGCAGCTCGACCGCCTGCACGCGATGCTGGCCGCCCTGCCCTCGCTGCGCGACGTGGCACCGGAGGCGGTCGTGGCGGTCGAGGTCCGCGATCCGGAGTGGCTCACGCCGGCGTTCGTCGCCGTGCTCAAGGACTGCGGCGCGCGCTACTGCCTGGGCCTGCATCCGAAGCTGCCGACCATCCAGGAGCAGTTGCCCCTGCTGCGCGCGATGTGGCCGGGGCCGCTGGTCTGCCGCTGGAACCTGCACCGGATCCACGGCCCGTTCGGCTACGAGGACGCGGAGAAGAAGTACGGGGAGTACGCCGAGATCATGGATCCCGATCCGCAGACGCGGGCCGTGCTCGCGAAGGTGATCCGCGCGACCGCGGAGGCCGGACATCCCGCCTACGTCACGATCTCCAACCACGCCGAGGGTTCCGCGCCACTGACGCTGCGCGCGCTGGCGCGGGAGATCGTCACGCCAGGCGAGACCTGA
- a CDS encoding LD-carboxypeptidase gives MSSLTLYTPSGVLAQSQPLKRAAKRLAALGFEVAIDDAALAKHQRFAGDDETRLAALHRVAQAAPSVALATRGGYGLTRLLDRIDWPTIARSVERGTRWVGLSDVTALQLALLAHTKQTSWAGPLACDDFGRADTDGGVDEITRDCFLEAMDGSLEAIGFRTEAGLDGVEARGTLWGGNLAVLCSLLGTPHFPRVKGGILFLEDVNEHPYRVERMLLQLWQAGVLDAQKAVLLGSFSGWKKSPLDRGYSMKACVEALRERVKVPILTGLPFGHVPTKVCLPVGAKAEMMVEGRDVIVAWGHVGHGHDHHDHHGHDHAHDHGHGHDHDGHDHHDH, from the coding sequence ATGAGCTCCCTGACCCTCTACACCCCGTCCGGCGTCCTCGCGCAATCGCAGCCGCTCAAGCGCGCGGCCAAACGGCTGGCGGCGCTCGGCTTCGAGGTCGCGATCGACGACGCCGCGCTGGCGAAGCATCAGCGCTTCGCCGGCGACGACGAGACGCGGCTGGCCGCGCTGCACCGCGTCGCGCAGGCCGCGCCGTCGGTGGCGCTGGCCACGCGCGGCGGCTACGGCCTGACGCGCTTGTTGGACCGCATCGACTGGCCGACGATCGCCCGCAGCGTCGAGCGCGGCACGCGCTGGGTCGGCCTGAGCGACGTGACCGCGCTGCAGCTCGCGCTGCTCGCCCACACGAAGCAGACGAGCTGGGCCGGTCCGCTGGCCTGCGACGACTTCGGCCGCGCCGACACCGACGGCGGCGTCGACGAGATCACCCGCGACTGCTTCCTCGAGGCGATGGACGGCTCGCTCGAAGCCATCGGCTTCCGCACCGAGGCCGGACTGGACGGCGTCGAAGCCCGCGGCACGCTGTGGGGCGGCAACCTGGCGGTGCTGTGCTCGCTGCTGGGCACGCCGCACTTCCCGCGCGTCAAGGGCGGCATCCTGTTCCTCGAGGACGTCAACGAGCACCCCTATCGCGTCGAGCGCATGCTGCTGCAGCTCTGGCAGGCCGGCGTGCTGGATGCGCAGAAGGCCGTGCTGCTGGGCAGCTTCAGCGGCTGGAAGAAGTCGCCGCTGGACCGCGGCTATTCGATGAAGGCCTGCGTCGAGGCGCTGCGCGAGCGCGTGAAGGTGCCCATCCTCACCGGCCTGCCCTTCGGGCATGTGCCGACCAAGGTCTGCCTGCCGGTGGGCGCCAAGGCCGAGATGATGGTCGAGGGCCGCGATGTCATCGTCGCCTGGGGCCACGTCGGCCATGGGCACGACCACCATGATCACCACGGGCACGATCATGCACATGACCACGGCCATGGGCACGATCACGACGGACACGATCACCACGACCACTGA